The Planctellipticum variicoloris DNA window ATCTACCTGCTGTCGAGCCTGCTGGCAATGTGGCTCGTCTACGGCATCTTTCGCAGCGGGAGGTTGTAGGGGAAGTCGAGAGACCAGAGTCGAGTGTCGAGAGCCAGAACAGAGACAGACACCGGCGTTTCGGGCGATCCGCTCTCTTCTCTGGCGATTCACGACTCCCTATTCCCTGACCGCCTCTACCACGCGACGGGACCTGAGATCAAATCGCTGTCCCGCTCCGACCGAAACGTAGTCTTTATCATCGTCGGCGTCCTGACGACGGGCATCGTAGAACGCGACATTTCCTTTGCCGACGACTTCAGCCTCGTGCCGACGAACAATGAGCGCCGTCCCCTCGTCGATCCCGATGCCGAGCAGTTGCGGATACGTCTTGATCAGTGACGACATGTCCGCGAACCGACCCCGCTGCGTGAAGTGCTGATCGATGGCGACCCCCGTCAGGAACCCCAGCCCCTGTTCGTAGCCTTCCGCCATGATGTCGCGATTTCCCAGCGGATTGCCGCGCGGCAGATAGTCCCCCTGAATCGACGCCCCCGCCGACGAACCCCCGATCACCCCGCCGCGGGCCAGCACGTCGTGCATCAGCTTGTGGGCCGTCGTGTTCTGGTAAGAATCGACCAGATTCCACTGCCGACCGCCGCCGAACCAGATGCCCCGCGCCCGCTTCAGCGGCGCCAGGAAATCGTAGTCGCTCGAAGCCTTCCGGCGATCCTTGGTATGCAGGAGCGAGACGTCGGTGGCGCCGGCGTCCCGAAGCGTCTCCACAAAACTGTCGCTGAGCACGACTTCCTGCTCCGTGCAGGGAACTACAACCAGCGGTGCATCCGGACCGCCGGCCAGTTCGATGAAGCGTTTCACCAGACCGGACGGCATCCCGCCGCCGCCGACAATGACCAGCGACCCGCTCTGCACCTGCGGAGGCGCGGGATCAGCCGGCGGAAACGGCGACCGTGAACGCGCCCGAGCCGCCCGGCTGAGAGCCACCAGATCGGCCTCTTGTCCGGCCGCGAGTCGATCGATTCGCACGGGTCGCTGTGACGACGCGGCGAGGATGACCATGACTTCCGATTTGCCGATCACCCCCAATTTCCGCCCGCGAAGAATCAGGGCCGTCTCCTCCGGAATCCCGAAACCGACTCGATCCGGTTGAGCTGTTACGATCTGCACCAGCCGGTCCCGCGAGTTCTGTTCCAGGAATTGGGGGGCGACGATCGCTCCCGGCAGCAGGTCCAGTCCCTGCCGATCGTCGCCGTCTTCCCGCGAGACAAAACGGGACAAGGCAATTCCCGTCGACGTGCCGCCGACAACGCCGCCGCGCTGGATGACATCGCGAACGGCAGCTTCCATGTCCCGGCCGCCAGAACCGGCCAAGAGGGCAGATGGGTTCGCATTCTGGAACCACACTCCGGTCGCCTCAGCCAATGACGCGACCATCTCCGATTGCACAATTCCGGCCGGAAGAGCCACGCGCACGACTTCCATCGATCCCGGCTTTGCAACCTTCCATTCGATGGCTTGCCCGTCGCCGTCGTCGGCGACCACGACAGAAATTTTCGCCTTCGTTCCGCCGGCAAGCTCCACAAACGTCTCGCGGACCTCCTCCGAAACCGGTCCGCCTCCATGCAGAACCAACGCCCCCCGCAGTTTTCCGACAGGTTCCGGCCCCGTCGGATCGTATTGAGCCATCAGCGGCTCGCAGCACACCAGCAGCGCCGCCACGCGGATCATCACCCGGCAATCGCGATGCAGCATGCGGAGAATCTCGTTCAACATTCGAAAGAAAAGTTCCACAACACTTTACCCGGCACAGCCGGTTCGTGCCGACTCAGAGCTGGGTTGGGCGTGGATACCGGATTCGGCGGCGATGGGGCAGCCGCCGACCGCTCATGCGCGTTCGCTACGACCTCAACCGCGCGTATGTCGCCGCATGAGCCGACAGTCCCGCGGCGAAGGCCCGGAAGCTGAGCTCCTCCGATGGACAGGAGAACTCACCCTTCTTCCCGCCGGCCTCAGTCGAAAGAATCAGGCTGGTCCCGTCGTAAAGGCGTTCCCGGAGGAGCTTCGTCAGCAGGATCTGGTAGCGCTGGACATAGGACGCCTCGCGGAACTCCGGGAAGACCGGAAAGTGAGGCATCTTCATCTTGACGGGTGTCTGCGATTTCAGGCAGTCCTCCAGCAGGAAGACATACCCGAGCCAGGGACGTTGCGATGGCTGGAAGGCCCCCTCGCGATAGGCTGCCCATAAATCCGTGGCATTGCCCACCGCCTCTTCAGCTCGATTGTTGAAGTTGTTCCCGAATGATGGACCAACCTGGGCCTTGAACTCGACCACGGCCAGCAGCTTTCCGTCGACAACCGCCAGCAGATCCCAGTTCTTCTCCGCCCGAAAGTATCCGGGCAGCTCCAACCGGCTCTGCCAAAAGACTTCGGCGTCTGTAAGTCCCGCCTCCAGTAGCAGCGTGCGACATAGCACGACGAATCCATCCAGATGCTTGCCGCCGGTCACGGCGGTCCGCAGCCCGGCGTCGCGCAGTCCGGAAGCGGTTCCTTGACGCTTTGCCTGGCTGCCTCGCGTCAACCAGAAGTGGCGGATCGCCTTGCTGACGCGTTGATCGAGATTATCCATGCACGTTGACCGTCACCGAGGTAAAGATATCCGTCGCGGCATTGATCCGCTTGCGGGCCTGCGCCAGGTAAGTCGAATCGATTTCGCTGCCGATTGAGTTCCGGCCGTTCCGCATTGCAGCCATCGTCGTGCTCCCAGTCCCGAGGAACGGATCGAGCACCGTATCCCCCACAAAGCTGAACATCCTCACCAGCCGCTCGGCCAATTCGACCGGATAGGGGGCCGGGTGATTGCGTGTCGAAGCCCCAGTCAGCCCGGTCCAGATCTGCTGGAACCACTCGCGATGGTTCGCTTCTGAAATGAGACTCAGCACTCGCGTCGCCACTGTCGGCTGTCGGTAGCCGCCCGGCTTCCGTTCCATCAGGATGAACTCGATATCATTCTTGATGACGGCGTTCGGCTCGTACGGCTTCCCCAGAAATCCCCCGCCATTCCCTTCGGCTTCGTAGACCGCGTTGGCGATCTTATGCCAGATGATCGGCGAAAGATTGTCGTAGCCAATCGCCCGGCAGTGTTCCTGAATCGACGCATGCAGCGGCATCACCATGTGCCGACCGTTGTTCTTGCGACGCGACAGGCACACGTCGCCGACCACGCAGACAAGTCGGCCACCCGGGACGAGCGCATCAAAGCAGACCTGCCAGACGCGATCGAGTTCACTCAGGAACTCCTCATAGTCGGCAATATGTCCCATCTGTCCGGACGAATCACGATACTCCTTGAGTGTCCAATAGGGAGGAGATGTGACGACCAGATGCACCGATTCCGACGGCAATGTCAGCTCGCGAGCGTCGGCCCGGAAGAGATCGTGGCGGGTCGGTATCCCCCGGACGGAATCCTCAATCAGCCGCATCAACCCGGGATCTTTGGCGATGGCCGGCAGCGCCGTCTGCGGATTCTCGATCACGCGGAGCTCGTCCGGCAGAAACTCGTCCGGTACAAATGTGCGATCCGCGATCAGCATCCGAGTCCATCCTCAACGTACTGCGAAAACCGAATTCTAGCGTCGCGGGAAAGATTTGTGACCAGTCACCCCTCAATGCGACTGACCCTGCCGCTACCACAGCAGATCATGAACCTGAACCACCCACCACGGCCCCACCGCCACCCCCGCATCCAGCAGCACCACCAGCGCCAGCAGCACCCAGTACGGCGACACCCGCAGCCGCTCCGTCAGCCGATCCGACCACCGCCCGCACCACCACCCCGCGATCATCAGCGGAATGAACAGCCCCAGGGCGTCGATCACGATCGTCATTGCGAAGATCAGCGCAATCGGGCCAAGCTCGCGGGCGGTCGCCGCATAAATCAGCGTCGCGATCGGCGGAAACAGAAACGGCGCTCCCCACAAGCCGACAAGCTGCAGCTCCTCATGATCCGGTCGGTAAGAATCAAAATCCACCATCGTTGAAGCCCGGAACGGATTCGTAAGCAGCCCCGCAGACTCCAACTATTCGCTATTCCCTATTCGCTTCTCGCTATTCTCCCCCTCACTCATACACCCACTTCGTCACCCACGGATCCCCCGTCCCCTTCTGCCACCGCTGCAGCTTCTCCTGCAGCCCCTTCAGCCGCTCGGCCTGTTCCGGCTCCCCGGCCAGGTTGTGAATCTCGTCGGGATCGGAAACCAGGTCGTACAGCTCGTGCTGCGCCCGGAAGACGTACTGCTGCACCGTCCGCCGGCCGTACATCTGCTGGTCGTCCTCGCGGGCCAGCACCCCCTGCCAGGTCGGGCTGGCGTAAAGGTCGCTCGCAAACGGATACGGCAACTGGTGGGCCACGTTGTAGATGTATTTGTACCGCCCGCTGATCACCGTCCGCATCGGGTAATACATCTGCACTTCGTGGAACGTGTGCGACAGGAAAATCTCGTCGAACGCGTCCGTCCCCGGATCGTCGAGCACCTTCAGAAACGACTTCCCATGATTCCGGTACTGCTGCTTGCCGGCGGTCTTCCGCTCCCCCGTGTTCTCCGACGGTCGCAGCGGCACGCCCGGACCGGGCTGGACTTCGCACCAGTCGAGAATCGTCGGCGTCAGATCGGCCCACGTCACGCGGGCCTGCGTCGTCGCTCCCGCCTGCTTCAGTCCCGGCTTGCGGACGATCAGCGGCAGCCGCGAGCCCGGCTCATAATGATTGGTCTTCGCGCCGGGGAAGGGAGGGCCGTTATCGCTCAGAAACAGCACCAGCGTGTCGTCCGCATGACCCGTCTCCTCCAGCACGGTCATCAGCGCCCCCACCCCCTGATCGAGCCGGGCGATCGCTTCGTAGAACTCCGCCATCTCCCGGCGGACCTCCGGCTGATCCGGCAGCCAGTTCGGCGGCGTCAGCGACTTCGCCTCGAACTTCACCGGCGTATGCCCCGGATAATCCTTCTCGTTCGCAAAGCTCGACGCCCCCGCCCGGTGGGGATCGGTCGAACAGACGTAAAGGAAGAACGGCTTCGAATCGTCCTCCTTGATCCACTCCCCGGCGTTCTGCGCCATCCGCACGCCGTTCCGTCCGCCCGAAACCCCTTCATTGAGGTAGGCGTCAAAGTGATAGACGTACTCCGGGGCGACGTGATACTTGCCGATCGAGCAGGTTCGATAGCCCCCCTCGCTCAGCAGCACCGGCAGCGTGCGGACGCTCTCGTACGTGCTGAAGTGCCCGTCGGCGTGGGCGTGCCCGTAGTGCCCGGTGGCGTGATTGTAGAGCCCGGTCAAAATCACCGACCGGCTCGCGCTGCAGCTCGCCGTCGTGCAGTGCGCCTGTTCGAACCGCACCCCCTCGCGGGCCAGTCGGTCCAGGTTCGGCGTCTTCGCCTGAGCGTCGCCGTAGCACCCGAGCTGCATCCCCAGATCGTCCGCCACAAAGACGACCACGTTCTTATGCTCGGCCGCCGGCAACGCAGTGCAGGTCAGCACCCCAGCCAGAAACAATCCCCACTTCAGCATCGCGTCGTCCCCCTCTCGCAGCGTCCCGGCAGATCGTCAGGCAGCAAAAGCCGTCAACGAGCATGGATGAACGCGGGATGGCGATCAAGAGGGGAGCAGCGGGCTTCGGGGATCGGGCCCGTACGGTGGACGTCCTCGTCCGCCGACGGTCCGTCGACCCCCTCCCGATTCCGTATGACATCTCAACGCCGGAGAGGACGGACAAGGTCGCCGGAGGTGAAATGCAGCGATCTCCCGGCGACGAGCTTCGACCACCTGCGGTCGACTGCACCCGAGCCCCACGCTCGCAGAGAAGAGTGAAAAGTGGTCAGTGGCGAGTGAGAAAAGATCTGCAGGCAGGGCTGCAT harbors:
- a CDS encoding cyanophycinase translates to MLHRDCRVMIRVAALLVCCEPLMAQYDPTGPEPVGKLRGALVLHGGGPVSEEVRETFVELAGGTKAKISVVVADDGDGQAIEWKVAKPGSMEVVRVALPAGIVQSEMVASLAEATGVWFQNANPSALLAGSGGRDMEAAVRDVIQRGGVVGGTSTGIALSRFVSREDGDDRQGLDLLPGAIVAPQFLEQNSRDRLVQIVTAQPDRVGFGIPEETALILRGRKLGVIGKSEVMVILAASSQRPVRIDRLAAGQEADLVALSRAARARSRSPFPPADPAPPQVQSGSLVIVGGGGMPSGLVKRFIELAGGPDAPLVVVPCTEQEVVLSDSFVETLRDAGATDVSLLHTKDRRKASSDYDFLAPLKRARGIWFGGGRQWNLVDSYQNTTAHKLMHDVLARGGVIGGSSAGASIQGDYLPRGNPLGNRDIMAEGYEQGLGFLTGVAIDQHFTQRGRFADMSSLIKTYPQLLGIGIDEGTALIVRRHEAEVVGKGNVAFYDARRQDADDDKDYVSVGAGQRFDLRSRRVVEAVRE
- a CDS encoding PaeR7I family type II restriction endonuclease encodes the protein MDNLDQRVSKAIRHFWLTRGSQAKRQGTASGLRDAGLRTAVTGGKHLDGFVVLCRTLLLEAGLTDAEVFWQSRLELPGYFRAEKNWDLLAVVDGKLLAVVEFKAQVGPSFGNNFNNRAEEAVGNATDLWAAYREGAFQPSQRPWLGYVFLLEDCLKSQTPVKMKMPHFPVFPEFREASYVQRYQILLTKLLRERLYDGTSLILSTEAGGKKGEFSCPSEELSFRAFAAGLSAHAATYARLRS
- a CDS encoding DNA-methyltransferase → MLIADRTFVPDEFLPDELRVIENPQTALPAIAKDPGLMRLIEDSVRGIPTRHDLFRADARELTLPSESVHLVVTSPPYWTLKEYRDSSGQMGHIADYEEFLSELDRVWQVCFDALVPGGRLVCVVGDVCLSRRKNNGRHMVMPLHASIQEHCRAIGYDNLSPIIWHKIANAVYEAEGNGGGFLGKPYEPNAVIKNDIEFILMERKPGGYRQPTVATRVLSLISEANHREWFQQIWTGLTGASTRNHPAPYPVELAERLVRMFSFVGDTVLDPFLGTGSTTMAAMRNGRNSIGSEIDSTYLAQARKRINAATDIFTSVTVNVHG
- a CDS encoding sulfatase, giving the protein MLKWGLFLAGVLTCTALPAAEHKNVVVFVADDLGMQLGCYGDAQAKTPNLDRLAREGVRFEQAHCTTASCSASRSVILTGLYNHATGHYGHAHADGHFSTYESVRTLPVLLSEGGYRTCSIGKYHVAPEYVYHFDAYLNEGVSGGRNGVRMAQNAGEWIKEDDSKPFFLYVCSTDPHRAGASSFANEKDYPGHTPVKFEAKSLTPPNWLPDQPEVRREMAEFYEAIARLDQGVGALMTVLEETGHADDTLVLFLSDNGPPFPGAKTNHYEPGSRLPLIVRKPGLKQAGATTQARVTWADLTPTILDWCEVQPGPGVPLRPSENTGERKTAGKQQYRNHGKSFLKVLDDPGTDAFDEIFLSHTFHEVQMYYPMRTVISGRYKYIYNVAHQLPYPFASDLYASPTWQGVLAREDDQQMYGRRTVQQYVFRAQHELYDLVSDPDEIHNLAGEPEQAERLKGLQEKLQRWQKGTGDPWVTKWVYE